A single window of Malus sylvestris chromosome 5, drMalSylv7.2, whole genome shotgun sequence DNA harbors:
- the LOC126623551 gene encoding acetolactate synthase small subunit 1, chloroplastic-like, with translation MAAAVSSPCSPSLVAQKPSFRVDFRHGFSTSFDLGRQRPLKWKSYGLKKLVVSASTGNAVSVSDSVPSLTSSKVKRHTISVFVGDESGIINRIAGVFARRGYNIESLAVGLNKDKALFTIVVSGTGKVLRQVVEQLNKLVNVIKVEDISREPQVERELMLIKLNADPSTRAEIMWLVDIFRAKIVDISEQSLTVEVTGDPGKVVAVQRNLSKFGIKELARTGKIALRREKMGATAPFWRFSAASYPDLEKSTSDDDLAVKANGTLNGDAGTASRGDVYPVEPYDDFRSNKVLDAHWGVLYDEDSSGVQSHTLSMIVNDSPGVLNIVTGVISRRGYNIQSLAVGPAEKDGLSRITTVVPGTDDSISKLVQQLHKLIDLHEVRDITHLPFAERELMLIKIAVNATARRDVLDIASIFRAKAVDVSDHTVTLELTGDLNKMVALQKLLEPYGICEVARTGRVALERESGVDSTYLRGYPLPL, from the exons atggcGGCGGCTGTGTCATCACCGTGCTCCCCTTCACTAGTGGCCCAGAAACCGAGTTTCCGAGTGGATTTCCGGCATGGGTTTTCCACAAGCTTCGATCTTGGCCGCCAGAGGCCGCTCAAATGGAAGAGTTACGGGCTGAAGAAGCTGGTTGTTTCTGCTAGCACCGGCAATGCTGTTTCTGTCAGTGATTCTGTGCCTTCATTGACTAGTTCTAA GGTCAAGCGCCATACGATTTCAGTGTTTGTTGGGGATGAGAGTGGAATCATAAACCGAATAGCAGGGGTTTTCGCCAGGAGAGGTTACAATATCGAGTCTCTTGCTGTTGGTTTGAACAAGGACAAGGCTCTTTTTACCATAGTTGTGTCTGGAACTGGAAAGGTTTTGCGACAGGTCGTTGAACAGCTTAACAAGTTGGTGAATGTGATAAAG GTCGAAGACATCTCAAGGGAGCCACAAGTAGAACGTGAATTGATGCTTATCAAACTTAATGCGGATCCAAGTACACGTGCAGAG ATAATGTGGTTAGTGGACATCTTCAGAGCAAAAATTGTTGATATCTCGGAACAGTCGTTGACAGTTGAG GTTACTGGAGACCCTGGGAAGGTGGTTGCTGTTCAAAGAAACTTAAGCAAGTTTGGAATCAAAGAACTTGCAAGAACTGGAAAG ATTGCTTTGAGACGAGAAAAGATGGGTGCGACAGCTCCTTTCTGGAGATTTTCTGCAGCTTCTTATCCAGATCTTGAAAAGTCCACGTCTGATGATGACCTTGCAGTGAAAGCAAATGGTACACTCAATGGTGATGCTGGTACCGCCTCAAGG GGAGATGTTTATCCTGTCGAGCCCTATGATGACTTCCGTTCGAATAAAGTTCTTGATGCTCATTGGGGTGTTCTCTATGATGAAGAT TCAAGTGGGGTTCAATCCCACACTTTGTCTATGATTGTGAATGACTCTCCTGGGGTTCTAAACATAGTTACAGGAGTCATATCTCGAAGAGGTTATAACATTCAG AGCCTAGCTGTGGGGCCCGCTGAAAAGGACGGGCTTTCTCGCATTACAACAGTTGTTCCCGGTACAGACGATTCAATTTCCAAGTTGGTTCAGCAACTTCACAAGTTAATAGATCTTCATGAG GTTCGGGATATTACTCACTTACCTTTTGCTGAGCGAGAGTTGATGTTGATAAAGATTGCTGTGAACGCTACTGCTAGAAGGGATGTTCTTGATATTGCCAGCATTTTCCGCGCTAAAGCTGTTGATGTATCAGATCACACAGTTACCCTAGAG CTTACGGGTGATTTGAATAAAATGGTTGCACTGCAGAAGTTACTAGAGCCCTACGGGATTTGTGAG GTTGCACGGACTGGGAGGGTGGCGTTGGAGCGGGAGTCTGGTGTGGATTCCACATATCTCCGCGGATACCCTCTTCCATTGTAA
- the LOC126621064 gene encoding precursor of CEP14-like yields the protein MKPIPHQHFFNLHKTHNPKSLNSPSLSPSLPPALSTFLATMPRLTALALIFLVAMASSVSTLESRKLLDVKDDAENQKKVASLFLSALPKGKVPASTPSKKGHAVVVNEKLIARHLSVVQNRILAQSVPSPGVGH from the coding sequence ATGAAACCAATCCCCCATCAGCATTTCTTCAACCTGCACAAAACCCACAATCCCAAATCTCtcaactctccctctctctctccctccctccctcctgcCCTCTCTACATTCTTGGCTACCATGCCTCGTCTGACCGCTTTGGCACTGATTTTCTTAGTGGCAATGGCCTCATCTGTGTCAACTCTAGAAAGCAGAAAGCTTTTGGATGTAAAGGACGATGCCGAGAACCAAAAGAAAGTGGCTTCTCTGTTTCTAAGTGCCCTTCCGAAGGGCAAGGTGCCAGCTTCTACCCCAAGCAAGAAGGGTCACGCCGTCGTCGTCAACGAAAAGCTCATTGCCCGCCATCTTAGCGTCGTACAAAATCGGATCCTGGCGCAGTCTGTTCCCAGCCCCGGCGTCGGTCATTGA